From Actinopolyspora lacussalsi, a single genomic window includes:
- a CDS encoding hypothetical protein (product_source=Hypo-rule applied; pfam=PF05331; superfamily=88659), with translation MSPPRRRDRESLVRPYLITGGRAHPTRNTLDLTTLIQATRHADPALLSPEQRRTLRLCSGGSLSIAEIAAHLELPASVTRVIVADLVDQGHLATLSTEWQQHGPDRELLQEVLDGLRALR, from the coding sequence ATGAGTCCGCCCCGCCGGCGGGATCGGGAGTCGCTGGTACGTCCTTACCTGATCACGGGGGGACGTGCTCACCCGACCAGGAACACTCTCGACCTCACCACGCTCATCCAGGCCACACGGCATGCCGATCCCGCGCTGCTCTCACCGGAGCAGCGTCGGACCCTGCGGCTGTGCTCCGGCGGATCGTTGTCGATCGCCGAGATCGCGGCCCATCTCGAGTTACCGGCCAGCGTCACCAGGGTGATAGTGGCGGATCTGGTGGACCAGGGGCATCTGGCCACGTTGTCGACCGAGTGGCAGCAGCACGGGCCGGACCGCGAACTACTGCAGGAGGTGCTTGATGGGCTCAGAGCCCTCCGGTGA
- a CDS encoding kynurenine formamidase (product_source=COG1878; cog=COG1878; pfam=PF04199; superfamily=102198): MSWSAGLAASVGLARSARAESGGGGGRRPGFDPGDMRLVNLSHVNDPETTSIYPGDPEFTLSTVATLEQDGFYLQYVQEGEHTGTHFGAPCHFNAGEPGADELEPEDLLLPAVKIDVRREAERDPDHAVTVEDLWRFERRHGPIPRNAAVVLWTGWQEKWGTPAFRNLDEQGRMHHPGFSPEAVGWLLETGRLGYRGALGTDTFSPDVGTDHQYRVSLMLYKRHRISLEVLANLERLPTTGGWVLAGGPAHRNGSGATSTVFGLLPKH; this comes from the coding sequence GTGAGCTGGAGTGCGGGGTTGGCCGCCTCGGTCGGGTTGGCGCGTTCCGCTCGCGCCGAGTCCGGTGGTGGTGGAGGTCGCCGACCGGGATTCGACCCGGGCGACATGAGGTTGGTGAACCTCTCGCACGTCAACGATCCGGAAACGACCAGTATTTATCCGGGGGATCCGGAGTTCACCCTGAGCACCGTGGCCACGCTCGAACAGGACGGGTTCTACCTGCAGTACGTGCAGGAGGGGGAGCACACCGGTACGCACTTCGGAGCCCCCTGTCACTTCAACGCGGGTGAACCCGGTGCCGACGAGTTGGAACCCGAGGATCTGCTGCTTCCGGCGGTCAAGATCGATGTTCGTCGCGAGGCCGAACGGGACCCCGACCACGCTGTCACGGTGGAGGACCTGTGGCGCTTCGAACGGCGGCACGGTCCGATTCCGCGAAACGCCGCGGTGGTGCTGTGGACCGGTTGGCAGGAGAAATGGGGTACTCCGGCTTTCCGGAACCTCGACGAACAGGGTCGGATGCATCACCCGGGGTTCTCCCCCGAGGCGGTGGGTTGGCTGCTGGAAACCGGTCGACTCGGTTATCGCGGGGCCCTCGGTACCGACACCTTCAGTCCCGATGTCGGAACGGACCACCAGTACCGGGTGTCGCTGATGCTGTACAAACGGCACCGCATCAGTCTGGAGGTTCTGGCGAATCTGGAACGTCTCCCCACCACCGGCGGTTGGGTGTTGGCGGGCGGGCCCGCTCATCGCAACGGTTCGGGGGCCACGTCCACGGTGTTCGGGCTGTTGCCGAAGCACTGA
- a CDS encoding signal recognition particle receptor subunit beta (product_source=COG2229; cath_funfam=3.40.50.300; cog=COG2229; pfam=PF03029; superfamily=52540) yields MGSEPSGEVYLPDSVRTAVKVLVVGPFAVGKSTFVNTLSEIEPLHTEETMTRDGAVVDDLHGITDKTTTTVALDFGRRTLSDRVVLYMFGTPGQQRFLSMWEDLAHGALGALVLADVARLEESFDVISVLEERGLPYGVAINDFNSVDIPSHEELREAFDLLPEIPLVTCDARDRSATARAMISLVEHVLASPLQHAQESA; encoded by the coding sequence ATGGGCTCAGAGCCCTCCGGTGAGGTGTATCTGCCGGACAGCGTCCGTACCGCCGTCAAGGTTCTGGTAGTGGGGCCGTTCGCGGTCGGCAAGAGCACCTTCGTCAACACGTTGTCCGAGATCGAGCCGTTGCACACCGAGGAGACGATGACCCGGGACGGTGCGGTCGTCGATGATCTGCACGGGATCACGGACAAGACCACCACCACGGTGGCGCTCGACTTCGGCCGTCGCACGCTCAGCGACAGGGTGGTGCTGTACATGTTCGGCACGCCGGGGCAGCAGCGTTTCCTGTCGATGTGGGAGGACCTCGCCCACGGGGCGTTGGGTGCGCTGGTGCTGGCAGATGTGGCACGCCTCGAGGAGTCCTTCGACGTGATCAGCGTGCTGGAGGAGCGGGGACTGCCCTACGGAGTGGCGATCAACGATTTCAACAGTGTCGATATCCCCTCCCATGAGGAATTACGCGAGGCGTTCGACTTACTGCCCGAGATTCCGCTGGTCACCTGTGACGCTCGTGATCGCTCCGCCACCGCGCGAGCGATGATCTCCCTGGTGGAGCACGTGCTCGCCTCACCCTTGCAACACGCCCAGGAGTCCGCATGA
- a CDS encoding uncharacterized protein YndB with AHSA1/START domain (product_source=COG3832; cath_funfam=3.30.530.20; cog=COG3832; pfam=PF10604; superfamily=55961), which yields MVLEPAARAELEMAVPPELVYRMLTDLDVLAEVSEELESCTWLDESSPRPGVRFRGFNRNGDKTWSTVATVRVAESGQCFAFDVDDGDTPVSHWRFELSSTDAGCLVVESAWDRRPAWYTPVSADTTGEAHRQEANQRNIERTLHALRAAVERG from the coding sequence ATGGTGCTGGAACCCGCGGCCCGCGCTGAGCTCGAGATGGCGGTTCCGCCCGAGCTCGTCTACCGGATGCTCACCGATCTCGACGTGCTCGCCGAAGTCTCCGAGGAACTCGAGTCCTGCACCTGGCTGGACGAATCATCTCCACGCCCGGGAGTTCGTTTTCGTGGCTTCAACCGGAACGGTGATAAAACCTGGTCGACAGTGGCTACTGTGCGTGTAGCCGAAAGTGGACAATGCTTCGCATTCGACGTCGACGACGGTGACACACCGGTCTCGCACTGGCGTTTCGAGCTCAGTTCCACCGATGCGGGCTGTCTCGTGGTGGAAAGTGCCTGGGACCGTCGTCCTGCCTGGTACACCCCGGTCAGCGCCGATACCACCGGCGAGGCCCACAGGCAGGAAGCAAATCAACGCAACATCGAGCGCACTCTGCACGCGCTACGAGCGGCCGTCGAGCGCGGTTGA
- a CDS encoding putative regulator of Ras-like GTPase activity (Roadblock/LC7/MglB family) (product_source=COG2018; cath_funfam=3.30.450.30; cog=COG2018; pfam=PF03259; smart=SM00960; superfamily=103196) — translation MSTNTVRRPELRWMLDDVLLPEVRSAVVLARDGLVITATGDIGEADADRFAACLASLRGSSAAATEFCGAQPTWNQTLIEFDTGYIFLIAAGPHAYMGVSTTKKVDMGPATQRFHAVVQKLGSELGTLPRSGDSDRS, via the coding sequence ATGAGTACGAACACCGTCCGGCGCCCGGAACTCCGTTGGATGCTCGACGACGTGCTGCTGCCGGAGGTACGCAGCGCCGTGGTCTTAGCCAGAGACGGATTGGTGATCACGGCCACGGGAGACATCGGTGAGGCCGACGCCGACCGGTTCGCGGCGTGTCTGGCCTCGCTGCGCGGTTCCTCCGCCGCGGCCACGGAGTTCTGCGGCGCGCAACCCACGTGGAACCAGACGCTCATCGAGTTCGACACGGGCTACATCTTTCTCATCGCCGCCGGGCCCCATGCCTACATGGGCGTGTCGACCACCAAGAAGGTCGACATGGGGCCGGCGACCCAGCGGTTCCACGCGGTGGTGCAGAAGCTGGGATCCGAACTGGGAACCCTGCCCCGATCCGGGGACAGTGACCGATCATGA
- a CDS encoding cytochrome P450 (product_source=COG2124; cath_funfam=1.10.630.10; cog=COG2124; superfamily=48264), whose product MTETDRDETAVLSGCPMHADPTPIHDQAFAADPDGVYAELREQGPLASVELAPGVPATLVLDHETALSVLRDPETFPKDSRAWQREAPADSPVVAMMMYRDNVLFQDGPAHDRLRQAITDSLSRVDSVTLRRYVTESAESLIRDFSPTGKADLLAEYARVLPLLVLNRLFGSPPELTTRMVDAMTALWDGSDTERANRELGQCIAELIALRREQPSFDITTWLLGHEADLDDEEMVQQLVVFMGAGAEPVQNLITNALRLWLADDRFAGDLSGGRLPVEDAIDEVLWKQPPLANYAITYPTREVELAGRSLPANQPVVIGIAAANTDPALRSTRRDGNRAHLAWSAGPHTCPARGTARLIASVAIETILDTLPDMDLAVPADELEWRPGPFHRALTALPVHFPPVQEPDSRDETPGESGRWSNRPAHTSWIPPETTSTPKRAGSVTKAPRRALNYLGEWLLGR is encoded by the coding sequence ATGACCGAAACCGACCGGGACGAGACAGCAGTGCTGTCCGGTTGTCCGATGCACGCCGACCCCACGCCGATCCACGATCAGGCGTTCGCCGCCGACCCCGACGGTGTCTACGCCGAGCTGCGCGAGCAGGGACCGCTCGCCTCGGTCGAACTCGCCCCGGGAGTTCCCGCCACGCTCGTGCTCGATCACGAGACCGCCCTTTCGGTGCTGCGCGATCCCGAGACGTTCCCGAAGGACTCTCGTGCGTGGCAGCGTGAGGCGCCTGCCGACAGCCCGGTCGTGGCGATGATGATGTACCGGGACAATGTGCTGTTCCAGGACGGTCCCGCGCACGACCGGCTGCGGCAGGCGATCACCGACAGTCTCAGCCGGGTCGACTCCGTGACGCTGCGTCGGTACGTGACCGAGAGCGCCGAGAGCCTCATCCGGGACTTCAGTCCCACCGGGAAGGCAGACCTGCTCGCCGAGTACGCCCGGGTGCTGCCGTTGCTGGTGCTCAACAGGCTGTTCGGCAGTCCACCGGAACTGACCACCCGCATGGTCGACGCGATGACCGCCCTGTGGGACGGGAGCGACACCGAACGGGCCAACCGGGAACTCGGCCAGTGCATCGCGGAGCTGATCGCACTGCGTCGTGAACAGCCCTCGTTCGACATAACCACCTGGTTGCTCGGGCACGAGGCCGATCTCGACGACGAGGAGATGGTGCAGCAGCTCGTGGTGTTCATGGGTGCCGGTGCCGAACCGGTGCAGAACCTGATCACGAACGCGCTGCGGCTGTGGCTGGCCGACGACCGGTTCGCGGGCGATCTTTCCGGAGGACGGCTACCGGTGGAGGACGCCATCGACGAAGTGCTCTGGAAACAACCGCCGCTGGCCAACTACGCCATCACCTACCCGACACGCGAGGTCGAGTTGGCGGGCAGGTCGCTTCCCGCGAACCAACCCGTGGTGATCGGCATAGCCGCGGCCAACACCGATCCCGCACTGCGGTCCACCCGCCGTGACGGCAACCGGGCACATCTGGCCTGGAGTGCCGGTCCGCACACCTGCCCGGCAAGAGGGACGGCCCGATTGATCGCCTCTGTTGCGATCGAGACCATTTTGGATACGTTGCCAGATATGGACTTGGCTGTGCCCGCCGACGAGTTGGAGTGGCGACCCGGGCCGTTCCACCGTGCTCTGACCGCGCTGCCGGTGCACTTCCCGCCTGTCCAGGAGCCCGACAGTCGTGACGAGACACCTGGAGAAAGCGGCCGATGGAGCAATCGTCCTGCCCACACGTCCTGGATCCCACCGGAGACGACGTCCACACCGAAGCGCGCCGGCTCCGTGACCAAGGCCCCGCGGCGCGCGTTGAACTACCTGGGGGAGTGGTTGCTTGGTCGGTGA
- a CDS encoding two-component sensor histidine kinase (product_source=COG3920; cath_funfam=1.20.58.300,3.30.565.10; cog=COG3920; pfam=PF02518; superfamily=55874) codes for MVRSAGAAGLTALAVAGAAAIARQRQRIMELVREREQHLAELEHLRTKRLPALAESLNGMSSAPVPGPLRQEDGTFASDSLAELVDVIERIVRATREHTEHSSRRTLTGVLDTVRGLASEQHMAVSDMQHRHDDADVLADLYTIDHAGSQLSRRLRGFAVLFGAWIGQQRSATSLQDILRGAQSQIRDYQRISVSAYNPSTQGDSVGDLGVITRVVEPLVLLVAELLDNAARYSPPYAQVAVGVQHAHNGVAITIDDAGVGMPLEERRRAERLLSKQEIALDEIGDPPRVGFAVVGLLAVRYGLTVSVDAPPLYGGMRAVVFVPNELLTHIETPDENEVRQKASTESAGGEEQSTPARQRTSGGLPKRSRRTRETAAAQADSAPPADSDSAAGLAAWQQASDSSSAVSVGENEDEDPHA; via the coding sequence GTGGTGCGATCGGCGGGCGCCGCCGGTTTGACCGCCCTGGCGGTAGCAGGGGCGGCGGCCATCGCGCGCCAGCGACAGCGGATAATGGAGCTCGTTCGGGAGCGTGAGCAGCATCTCGCCGAGCTCGAACACCTGAGGACCAAGCGGTTGCCCGCGCTGGCCGAATCCCTCAACGGGATGTCGAGCGCCCCGGTGCCGGGTCCGTTGCGGCAGGAGGACGGCACGTTCGCCTCCGACTCGCTCGCCGAACTCGTCGACGTGATCGAGCGGATCGTGCGTGCCACTCGCGAGCACACCGAACACTCCTCACGACGCACCCTGACCGGTGTGCTGGACACGGTGCGCGGGCTGGCCTCCGAACAGCACATGGCGGTGTCGGACATGCAACACCGGCACGACGACGCCGATGTGCTCGCCGATCTCTACACCATCGACCACGCCGGTTCCCAGCTCAGCAGGCGGCTGCGGGGGTTCGCCGTGCTGTTCGGGGCCTGGATCGGGCAGCAACGTTCGGCGACGAGTCTGCAGGACATTCTCCGCGGTGCCCAGTCGCAGATCAGGGATTACCAGCGCATCTCCGTGAGTGCCTACAACCCCAGCACACAGGGCGATTCCGTCGGCGATCTCGGTGTTATCACTCGCGTGGTGGAACCACTGGTCCTGTTGGTGGCGGAGCTGCTGGACAACGCCGCGCGTTACTCCCCGCCGTACGCCCAGGTCGCGGTCGGAGTGCAGCACGCCCACAACGGCGTCGCCATCACGATCGACGACGCGGGAGTCGGCATGCCGCTGGAGGAACGGCGCCGAGCCGAACGGCTGTTGTCGAAACAGGAGATCGCCCTGGACGAGATCGGTGATCCTCCCCGTGTCGGATTCGCCGTCGTCGGGCTGCTGGCCGTCCGTTACGGACTGACCGTCTCCGTGGACGCCCCACCACTCTACGGCGGGATGCGGGCAGTGGTGTTCGTGCCCAACGAGTTGCTGACCCATATCGAGACCCCCGACGAGAACGAGGTCCGTCAGAAGGCGTCCACCGAGTCGGCCGGTGGCGAGGAGCAGTCCACCCCCGCTCGGCAGCGCACTTCGGGAGGACTGCCCAAACGCAGTCGCAGGACACGGGAAACCGCCGCGGCACAAGCCGACTCGGCACCGCCCGCGGACTCCGACAGCGCCGCGGGGTTGGCTGCCTGGCAGCAGGCCAGTGACTCCAGCAGTGCCGTGTCCGTTGGTGAGAACGAGGATGAGGACCCCCACGCATGA
- a CDS encoding diguanylate cyclase (GGDEF)-like protein (product_source=TIGR00254; cath_funfam=3.30.70.270; cog=COG2199; pfam=PF00990; smart=SM00267; superfamily=55073; tigrfam=TIGR00254; transmembrane_helix_parts=Inside_1_6,TMhelix_7_29,Outside_30_38,TMhelix_39_56,Inside_57_67,TMhelix_68_87,Outside_88_101,TMhelix_102_121,Inside_122_141,TMhelix_142_164,Outside_165_178,TMhelix_179_201,Inside_202_207,TMhelix_208_230,Outside_231_280,TMhelix_281_303,Inside_304_309,TMhelix_310_327,Outside_328_583) — translation MTRYFPLVSALVCCYVVAVIAVLGSGVLTEESALIVDDAAQLISGSGATIACWWRARHNHGGQRHWRVLLGLGTAGWTAGMAVWAWFRTFADTPLPSPSLADVGFLTLPVFALPALLVFAEDGRPVRGITARSARAAARTRAVLVLDGLIVTGSLFLLTWATALGAVVSSGAPTALGFVVAVAYPVTDLVLVVIVVLLASFRRARNSLRLLLLGSGLIALSVSDSIFAYLVSSGAASMNPLFDAGFVAGPALIALAAIVPDDHEAASGHEWRERTVDWAHLMLPYLPLMVAASYTTVKTVLGAGTDDLEVVGVFLLFVLVVLRQLVTLIDNAKLLEKVRNTQEDLAHQASHDPLTGLANRTLLYERLHDSITRNSRTHYPFGLLYLDLDGFKAVNDTFGHSAGDALLRAVADRLRECVRTADTVARLGGDEFAVLVATERRQESELVGGRVLAALQRPFTVEGRSHTIGGSLGIVHCPVDEEISAQTLLHHADAAMYATKQRRKQRGGGTPPQGTAPADDEPADDEPAGAGAVEEGTIRAAPPVHDEPPDTEAHSVHDGPTAPDGPAVPDNPNVPDDGISLHN, via the coding sequence ATGACCAGATATTTTCCGCTGGTGTCGGCACTGGTGTGCTGTTACGTGGTGGCTGTGATCGCCGTTCTGGGGTCCGGAGTACTCACCGAGGAATCAGCGCTGATCGTCGACGACGCGGCACAACTGATCAGTGGTAGTGGAGCGACGATCGCCTGCTGGTGGCGAGCTCGGCACAACCACGGCGGTCAACGGCACTGGCGGGTGCTGCTGGGGCTCGGTACCGCGGGCTGGACCGCTGGCATGGCGGTATGGGCCTGGTTCCGCACCTTCGCCGACACACCGTTGCCGTCGCCGTCGCTGGCCGATGTCGGTTTTCTGACCCTGCCGGTGTTCGCGTTGCCCGCCCTGCTGGTGTTCGCCGAGGACGGTCGACCCGTCAGGGGAATCACGGCACGTTCCGCCCGAGCGGCGGCCCGCACCCGCGCCGTCCTCGTGCTGGACGGTCTGATCGTCACCGGCTCGCTGTTCCTGTTGACCTGGGCGACCGCGTTGGGCGCCGTGGTCAGTTCGGGAGCACCGACCGCGTTGGGATTCGTGGTGGCGGTGGCGTACCCGGTTACCGATCTCGTGCTCGTGGTGATCGTCGTACTGCTCGCCTCCTTCCGACGCGCCCGCAACAGTCTGCGGTTGTTGCTGCTGGGTTCGGGCCTGATCGCCCTGTCGGTCTCCGACAGCATCTTCGCCTACCTGGTCAGCAGCGGCGCGGCTAGCATGAACCCCCTGTTCGACGCGGGATTCGTGGCGGGGCCGGCGCTGATCGCGTTGGCAGCGATCGTCCCCGACGATCACGAAGCAGCGTCCGGGCACGAATGGCGGGAGCGCACCGTCGACTGGGCGCATCTCATGCTGCCGTACCTGCCGTTGATGGTGGCGGCCTCCTACACGACCGTGAAAACCGTGCTGGGAGCCGGCACGGACGACCTCGAAGTGGTCGGAGTCTTCCTGCTGTTCGTGCTGGTCGTCCTGCGACAGCTGGTGACGCTCATCGACAACGCCAAGCTGTTGGAGAAGGTGCGGAACACCCAGGAGGATCTGGCTCACCAGGCTTCGCACGACCCCCTGACCGGACTGGCGAACCGCACGCTGCTCTACGAGAGACTGCACGACAGCATCACGCGCAACAGCCGGACGCACTACCCGTTCGGACTGCTGTACCTGGATCTCGACGGCTTCAAGGCGGTCAACGACACCTTCGGGCACTCCGCGGGGGACGCGCTGCTGCGCGCCGTGGCCGACAGGCTCCGCGAATGCGTGCGGACGGCCGACACCGTGGCCCGGCTCGGCGGGGACGAATTCGCCGTGCTGGTCGCCACGGAACGCAGGCAGGAGTCCGAGCTGGTCGGCGGGAGGGTGCTGGCGGCACTGCAGCGTCCCTTCACCGTCGAGGGCCGAAGTCACACGATAGGCGGCAGCCTCGGGATCGTGCACTGCCCGGTCGATGAGGAGATCTCGGCCCAGACACTGCTGCATCACGCCGACGCGGCGATGTACGCCACGAAACAACGGCGCAAACAGCGGGGCGGCGGAACACCGCCTCAAGGGACTGCCCCTGCCGACGACGAACCGGCCGACGACGAACCGGCCGGCGCGGGGGCGGTGGAAGAGGGGACGATCCGTGCTGCTCCGCCGGTTCACGACGAACCGCCGGATACCGAAGCCCACTCCGTCCACGACGGCCCCACCGCTCCGGACGGCCCCGCTGTTCCGGACAACCCCAACGTTCCGGACGATGGGATCTCGCTGCACAACTGA
- a CDS encoding cytochrome P450 (product_source=COG2124; cath_funfam=1.10.630.10; cog=COG2124; pfam=PF00067; superfamily=48264) has protein sequence MTSHRRLRELLADNRVSKDPRQHWPSWINGEIPDDWALASWVAVRNMFTAHGQEHRRLRSLVSKAFTPRRIAAMRPFVETKTNELLDELAALPTRGGVDLRERFAYPLPISVICHLFGVPDDARPGLRRVVDGVFDTSATPEQVQATQYELYALLNDLVATKRAEPADDLTSVLLQARDENEARLDERELVDTLILLIGAGHETTVNLLDHAITAVLRHPDQLAMVREGSVSWEEVVTETLRWQAPLANVPLRYAVEDIEFDGVVIRAGEPILAGYAAAGRDPERYDRPDEFDVTRSDNGDHLAFGHGAHYCLGAPLARLEAEVALPALFERFPGMRLAVTGSELRPAGGFIANGHATLPVMLDGLPRPRGTAPVA, from the coding sequence GTGACCAGTCACCGGCGATTACGGGAGCTACTCGCGGACAACCGTGTTTCCAAGGATCCCCGACAACACTGGCCCAGCTGGATCAACGGCGAGATCCCCGATGACTGGGCGTTGGCGAGCTGGGTCGCGGTACGCAACATGTTCACCGCGCACGGGCAGGAGCACCGCAGACTCCGCTCGCTGGTCTCCAAGGCGTTCACCCCACGCCGGATCGCCGCGATGCGCCCCTTCGTCGAAACGAAGACCAACGAGTTGCTCGACGAGCTGGCCGCCCTGCCCACGCGGGGCGGTGTCGATCTCCGCGAGCGGTTCGCCTATCCGCTGCCCATCTCCGTGATCTGTCACCTGTTCGGTGTCCCCGACGATGCTCGCCCCGGACTGCGCCGCGTCGTCGACGGTGTGTTCGACACCTCGGCCACACCCGAGCAGGTGCAGGCCACCCAGTACGAACTCTATGCGCTGCTCAATGATCTGGTGGCGACCAAACGGGCCGAACCCGCCGACGATCTGACCAGTGTGCTGTTGCAGGCCAGGGACGAGAACGAGGCTCGGCTCGACGAGCGTGAGCTGGTCGACACACTGATCCTGCTGATCGGGGCGGGACACGAGACCACCGTGAATCTGCTCGACCACGCGATAACCGCCGTGCTCCGCCACCCCGACCAGTTGGCAATGGTCCGGGAAGGCTCCGTTTCCTGGGAGGAGGTGGTCACCGAAACACTGCGGTGGCAGGCGCCGCTGGCCAACGTTCCGTTGCGGTACGCCGTCGAGGACATCGAGTTCGACGGTGTCGTCATTCGCGCCGGTGAGCCCATCCTGGCCGGTTACGCCGCGGCGGGACGTGATCCGGAGCGCTATGACCGTCCCGACGAGTTCGACGTCACTCGGTCGGACAACGGGGATCACCTGGCGTTCGGGCATGGCGCGCACTACTGTCTCGGCGCACCACTGGCGCGGCTGGAGGCGGAGGTCGCGCTGCCCGCCCTGTTCGAGCGCTTTCCCGGTATGCGACTCGCGGTCACGGGTTCCGAACTCCGGCCCGCCGGAGGCTTCATCGCCAACGGACACGCCACCCTTCCGGTGATGCTGGACGGACTTCCGCGACCGCGTGGCACGGCCCCTGTCGCGTGA